The following DNA comes from Eleginops maclovinus isolate JMC-PN-2008 ecotype Puerto Natales chromosome 8, JC_Emac_rtc_rv5, whole genome shotgun sequence.
TTGTCAGAACTTGTCCCAGATGTATCGCATGTCTTAAGGGCTCTTATTTAAAACCAATTCAATAGCTGCCTTTAACGTTTGGCTCATCATAAGGTGTAGTGTTATTGAATGTATTAAAGTAATTATACACCATGCAGGTGtttgtgggtctgtgtgtgtaacaggATGGTGATGGAGAGGTGGTGGTGGAAGGGTTCCTGAATATCTCCTGGGGAGTACGGAGACCCATCCGTCTGAAGATACAGGACGAGAAACAGATGCTGCCCTTCGTTCCTCTGATCTCACTCGGGCCCTTCAGCCCAGTCAGCCCCATCGGAGACAAGAGGTGCCTTTCAGCTTTTGTGTTCATTAGCATTagaaaaataagttattttggGAGATTATCTTCTTCTTGCTGATGGACTCATCTCAATAACATTTGTGTCATGCTGAATTGACTAGTTACAACCAGGCAATGATAATAATGTGGGCGGTTGTGCTTCATAGAGCGTCTTCTTTTAGACTAGAGGAAAGAAGAACAtccaaaatatacatttgggagtttattttactttctttgtccATTGAAACTATACACgtagttttgtttaaaatttGCAAAGCATTTGTCCttgttaaacacacaaaaaagtggGCTTTTAAACAGATACACAGCAGTGTgaatgggttagggttagggttagtatgAATTTGTACTTACATTCAATTTGGATCAGTTTTAAGTCTCTGAGATGATTCCTCCCTTCTCTGTATTTTTGCAGGGGTATGTCTCGATGGGGAGAATATTCGGACCTTCACCAGATGGATGAGATGTCTGAAACACCACTGGACACAGTCGTCATCAAACCTTTGCCAGgttgtttttaatttcctcCCATATCCCAGCCTGggatgttttaattgtgttatccctaaccctaaccttattaagtaaaagtacaaaagtaacaTTAAGTTAATCCTTTCAGGTATTATACAAAGTAATCAAACGTCATTGTtaattttatgtatttatctcCATGTTGTGTCTCACAGAATAAGTCAACAGTGTTATATGTTTGGGTTCTTTACACCAAATGTAGAATATGACACactttctgtttgtgtaaacTCTAAAGGCCCTGCTGTGTATGAGACGACCACTCTGCGTCCCGTGAGGCAGAGGAGCTGCGACCTGGAGGCAGAGTCCAACCTGATCCGCTGTATGAGTGACGCCTCAttggtgaagaggaggagggggagggggaagtcaGCAGCACAAAGAGAGCAAGAAAGACAACACCGCTTTTCCATTAATGGACACTTCTATAACTATAAGGTAGCTTTCTGCCCAACATCATCCCTTTTTCGTCAATGCTGTTTCTATGTAACTTCCCTCTACCCTCTTTTTCCCCCCCATCTTCTACAGACCGCCATCTTTACTCCATCCTTTGGCACTCCTACCAAAGTTCGTATCTCAAGCAAGATGAACACAAACCAGGTTATTGAACAGCTGCTACACAAGTTCAAGGTGAGCTTTTGTTCTTCAAATCGTGTGAGTAAAGGCACTTGTGTTATATCTGGTTTTAACTCAATTCTTCTTAAATGGATATTTGTTGGAT
Coding sequences within:
- the rassf6 gene encoding ras association domain-containing protein 6, producing the protein MNKAHLLPVIHAGDGRTLSRAEFHSLLNTYNCFLKDHTQLHLSYSLDGDGEVVVEGFLNISWGVRRPIRLKIQDEKQMLPFVPLISLGPFSPVSPIGDKRGMSRWGEYSDLHQMDEMSETPLDTVVIKPLPGPAVYETTTLRPVRQRSCDLEAESNLIRCMSDASLVKRRRGRGKSAAQREQERQHRFSINGHFYNYKTAIFTPSFGTPTKVRISSKMNTNQVIEQLLHKFKIENDPQEFALYCVHQSGEKRKLSDRDQPLWERILQGPSDDIMKIFLIDMDEQEVSNAVAQYLNLELPILEQVLLKLREEENREIQRVVNKYHKQHRLLSHVLTRKMSPHIETSV